The following is a genomic window from Babesia bovis T2Bo chromosome 4 map unlocalized Chr4_1, whole genome shotgun sequence.
CATGGACGAAAATACTGCTCTTAATAGTTTGAATATGTTGTTCATGCCTCAGAAGAGCGCTCGTCAGAAGCGTGTATCTGAGTTGGATAGTATGAAATCAATTCCTACTTCAGTTCAGGTTCGTGAAACATGTCAGCTAAAGTCTTGGCGCCGTAAGCTTCAAAAAGGGCGTGTGCAGCAAAAGCTAGAAGCTGAGGGCAACGCACCCGTCTCACAGTTGCAGCAACATGACGATACTCAGGATACTTTGGTGGATACCGATTATGCATCTTCGCCAGAGACTACAGACAAAGATTTATCGCAGCCTGTTTGTTTAAACATCGAAATGAGTTGGCACCAAAACCGTTATCAATCGGATTACGTCTTAACGGATGCTGATATGAAATGTTTACGTCTTtttgatgaagatgagAAAGATACGTATAAACATCGTGTTGCGCTTGGAAAAATCAAATCGCTTGATCCAAGTTGCTACAGTTTCATGTACATGGACGATTTGGAGATTCCAATTTCCGGAGAAGACGTTGGTAACTTACGTCTTTGGGAAGACTTTAAAGAGGAAACATCATCGACCATCTCGGATAATGAACTCTCATTGCACCTTAATGACCCAATAACTCCTAAAGTTGACACTCTTGCTTCTAAACTTTTGGGAACTTTGTGTATCGACGCCGTGGCTGATCGGCAGCCGCTTCATGATGGTTCAAGTTCGGCATCATCGTCGATACCCTCCGATCTTAATTCAGACGCCGAGgataataaaacaacatcaGAGTCTGTTATGGTGGAACAGGATAATACAGGTCAGCTGAACATTGAGGATGAACTTGCCTCCGACTTTGATGAGGCTTTTAATTCTGATTCCGCGGAGAAAATAGAGGACCAATTTGATGAGATAGATACTGTTGATACCAGTCTCAATGCATTTACCGGTGATGTTCCAAACTTGATGGATGAGTTAGAGGACGAGCTTCTGGGAGAGTTGCCTAGTGATGCTAAGAGCAGCGATAGTGGTGACAGGGACCAGGACTTGGAAGACGAGTTTGATTTTGGTATAATGGATCAGCATCATGATGAACAGCCTCTTACGATTGGTACATTTGCCGAAAATCAAACTGTTGTTCCAGCTCCTAGCACGACTGTGGAACCTTCACGAATGGATGATGTTGACTACTTTGGTGAAATACCCGGGACATACGCTCATTATCGTGCACAGCTTTCTAGGTTGATGGATGCCGGGGATATCGTACACGAGTGGCGTCGGTTCCGCAATCGTTTTGGTCCCGATATATCTTTGTCAGAATTGGTAGAGTTTGAGCATGTATGGCGTATTTTCCAGGAAAAGCGTGTTGAGGAGATTTGCCAAATGGTTGGTATTCCTATGGAGCAGGGTGCTGCAGATGTTTCTGTCGATGAAAAGGCTGACACTTTATATCGCATGGGTAAGGCCAACTTAAATCTGCTACTCCAATTTGACCGGCCGGAGGTTCAATCATTACTTGCGTCGTCTATTTATAATCTGAATGCTCCAAATGTAGTATACTCTGCTATACCTAACGAAGAAGAAATTGAGGACAACGAAGAAGCGTTCCTTTCCGCTGAGGCTGATCCCAACACACCTCATGCTGAAGAGGCTCCTACTCCCACAACAACCGATCCAGTTAATTTCGGTGAGGAGGATGAGGATACATTGCCCGTTGAGAGGGAGAGTGATATTCGTCGCAGTTGGCGTAGGAGACTGCAGACCCTGACTAAGGAAACCAGGCTTGCGCTTGTGAACATGGGTAAGAGCTTGAAGGACATTGAGAACGTATCAAGTAATATTGAACAGAGGCGAGCCTATGACTCTGTTGTTGAATTTTGTGAGGTCGCTGAGATGTTCCGTCAATGTGACTATGCCAATTTATTGAATCAGTCATTTGACGATTACTACGAGAAGGCGAATCCGCATGACACAGGTGTTGATGACAGTTCTTCAACTCGTAGAGAGCTTCTTCATACTCGCGTTGCCAAGAACCTTTGTGGCGTGTTGCCTCTTGTGGGCAAGGCAGCTAAGTATCATAACGTCAGATTCCATCGACCTGACTTTCGTTCGGGTCTTTTTGCAGAGCACCTCAAGGTACTGCGTGGTAATTACAGCTCTGAATGGTGTGCTTGGCCTTGCAAGCCGTTATTGCATAGCAATTTGGTTACAAGTTTCACAGAGGAATCTGGTGGAGCTGATGACGTCAAGAGTCATCCATCTAATTATTTCATCCACTCCAGGGATTTATCGCTGAATGATGACTGCAAGGTCGCTTTAATGGAGTATGTTGAGCAGCACCCACTGTTATTGGCTAATTGTGGAATGGCATCACGTGTTGACAACTATGTGAACCACAAGGAAGATGAAACGCGCAAAGACGTTGCTTTCCTTGGTCCTTTGGGCACATTATGTCAGGCTAATGATGGTATAGAGCTTTTCGGTGTTAAGTACAATGTCCCGCCAGGTGACGGTCAGACAATTTTAGAAAGCACTTTATTTAAGGCGCCAATATTTGTTCACCCTCGTCCAGGTTCTACTTGGGAACAATCTCTATCTATTAACACCACTGACTTTTTACTGACTAGATCTCGTGGAGGTGGTGAGACCGTGATTCGATTACGTCCGCTCACTTGGCAAAATGGTGTGGCTGTATACACCGTTGGTCAGTGTGAACCAAAGGTTGACATTCCTGCACCTGGTTCTAAGACATTTGTGGAACATACCAACGAGCTTTTGAAGGCGTGGGTGTTGAAATCTGTTATGGTTGGATCCATATTGGATGTAAAGCATTTACGTAAGGAGGCTCGTAAGAAATTCTGCCCAGTATTGAGTGAAAAGGACATTTCTCATATGTTGAAGCAAATTGAGAGTACGCCCATATTTAGTTTACGTGCTCAGGCGTTAGAGCGCCTGATTCATGGAGCCATTAAACCAGAGTTGATCTGTGCATTGGAGAGTGCCCGTGCTGGTAAAGCTCGTTTGGCTACTATGGGTATTCTCCATTTGAAGAATCCAGATAATGTTGGTGGCATATACGATAAAATGGAGAAGGAGGAGCGCCAGTACCAGCAGAGTCAGCAAGCGATGGACAAGCGTTTGCGTGAGTTGAAGAGCAGTTATGCGAAACGTTTAGAAGCCCATGGCGTCACTGGGGAGAAGCTTGACGCCGAAATGCAACAATTTGACTTTGGATTGCATGTATCTATGTACGGTCACCTCGAAGAGCGTACCATTGCACCTAAGGTTAAGTTCATCAAGGAGCTGCTTGACCTTACTCCTTGGAACATTTCCCGTGATGTTAGGCAGGTATTATCAAATCGTGGTACTTCACAATTTGCTCTATATGGTTATGGCGATCCCAGTGGTAATTTGGGCGAAGGTATCAACTTATTGAAGCGCCAGGCAAATGACACGTCGGTTGATAGTTCCAACGCAGGTGAGGATCTTCGTAAACTGTCGATGGATGAATTACGCAAGCGTTTACTTTGTTATGGTGTTTCTAAAGATGTCATTAAAACACTACCGCGTTGGGACCAGGTCGCATTAGTGCGGAAGTATCGTGACAGTTTCGGTGGTCAGGGTCCATCTGACGGTGACCATCTTTGGCGTATTCCTCCTGAGGAGTATGAAAAGAAGTTGAACGATATACTTTTACGTCAGAAAGCGGCGCTTTCAAGGGACAGTCCTTTACCATCTGAGGACGAGGCTGACCGTGAGGATGCTGAGGGCATTGCTGATGCTCTACTAGAGGAATTCGATGACGCCTCCTTCAAGGATGACGAGATTGAGAGGCGT
Proteins encoded in this region:
- a CDS encoding bromodomain containing protein, with protein sequence MDGSGKVNPSPRGDSDATLPAVDSLPVETPEKLSGYTENASYNATNSLPTADDGVKATQSSIPVVEGGSMDRANHPGTDSTGGMPTSGTQGFFPIPPMMGMPMGSADGNASENAGNKMMPFGGWIMDGMMPMPMMQNMGTSIDGSLMPAMFQTSGSNVMKTDDGSQMPMMFYNPMMTDGMSTDFSKMANGKMMNPQLPNIMTQLWPTMDENTALNSLNMLFMPQKSARQKRVSELDSMKSIPTSVQVRETCQLKSWRRKLQKGRVQQKLEAEGNAPVSQLQQHDDTQDTLVDTDYASSPETTDKDLSQPVCLNIEMSWHQNRYQSDYVLTDADMKCLRLFDEDEKDTYKHRVALGKIKSLDPSCYSFMYMDDLEIPISGEDVGNLRLWEDFKEETSSTISDNELSLHLNDPITPKVDTLASKLLGTLCIDAVADRQPLHDGSSSASSSIPSDLNSDAEDNKTTSESVMVEQDNTGQLNIEDELASDFDEAFNSDSAEKIEDQFDEIDTVDTSLNAFTGDVPNLMDELEDELLGELPSDAKSSDSGDRDQDLEDEFDFGIMDQHHDEQPLTIGTFAENQTVVPAPSTTVEPSRMDDVDYFGEIPGTYAHYRAQLSRLMDAGDIVHEWRRFRNRFGPDISLSELVEFEHVWRIFQEKRVEEICQMVGIPMEQGAADVSVDEKADTLYRMGKANLNLLLQFDRPEVQSLLASSIYNLNAPNVVYSAIPNEEEIEDNEEAFLSAEADPNTPHAEEAPTPTTTDPVNFGEEDEDTLPVERESDIRRSWRRRLQTLTKETRLALVNMGKSLKDIENVSSNIEQRRAYDSVVEFCEVAEMFRQCDYANLLNQSFDDYYEKANPHDTGVDDSSSTRRELLHTRVAKNLCGVLPLVGKAAKYHNVRFHRPDFRSGLFAEHLKVLRGNYSSEWCAWPCKPLLHSNLVTSFTEESGGADDVKSHPSNYFIHSRDLSLNDDCKVALMEYVEQHPLLLANCGMASRVDNYVNHKEDETRKDVAFLGPLGTLCQANDGIELFGVKYNVPPGDGQTILESTLFKAPIFVHPRPGSTWEQSLSINTTDFLLTRSRGGGETVIRLRPLTWQNGVAVYTVGQCEPKVDIPAPGSKTFVEHTNELLKAWVLKSVMVGSILDVKHLRKEARKKFCPVLSEKDISHMLKQIESTPIFSLRAQALERLIHGAIKPELICALESARAGKARLATMGILHLKNPDNVGGIYDKMEKEERQYQQSQQAMDKRLRELKSSYAKRLEAHGVTGEKLDAEMQQFDFGLHVSMYGHLEERTIAPKVKFIKELLDLTPWNISRDVRQVLSNRGTSQFALYGYGDPSGNLGEGINLLKRQANDTSVDSSNAGEDLRKLSMDELRKRLLCYGVSKDVIKTLPRWDQVALVRKYRDSFGGQGPSDGDHLWRIPPEEYEKKLNDILLRQKAALSRDSPLPSEDEADREDAEGIADALLEEFDDASFKDDEIERRELEILRQLREAQSSGPLSEEERMAEVNKLKAVPGIMWLRQSRNVANEEFENPRAVIIYGEDNARKLLRWRARRVAAKKSNVHGDVTTNPAVSGKRICRSCGQSGHIASNPKCPLYKGDKSRSLGDITNTSKPPIYTPATTRKIQKYSDSSDNEITASTAALECDTTEFVLRQFDSRHKRRLTYQFSVDDSDEGNDRFDDGSVVASRRKNVRIGDTSAVPVANLSSNMEQLMKAVSKAVRLIEKEARFRPFASRIPESVAPNYYQIIKTPMWLSLLKSKCKTQCYSDMVNVLDDLALIELNCKKYNSETSPNAWLRKMSEVLVDELLMRIQQLTSHLVSPSVIEEWAREHRANRIVATSPPADSSTANTVNPPNVEII